A DNA window from Flavisolibacter ginsenosidimutans contains the following coding sequences:
- a CDS encoding heme/hemin ABC transporter substrate-binding protein, producing MKKFFLLFLLAFVLFACDRFGNKESGGAKDMRIVCLSKQLTEMVFALGKGHDIVAVDLSSTYPDSAKLLKTVGYHRSLSPEAIVAMNPGLVIHSNDIGPDNVLPQIEKAGLKTKAFGGANTVDSARLLLKELGNFFGEEPKADSLVKKMDEGLARAADTLKARKIHDSLKVMIIHFGLRNNNYFVMSGRNGVGDKMIRLAGGTPTEGVREMSPEAVALANPDVIIATDYGYDKMGSMDKFISSVPGVALTNAGKNRRVIRFEEHDLIYFGPRSGDNVIKLIQELYPITGAATK from the coding sequence ATGAAAAAGTTTTTCTTATTATTCCTTCTTGCTTTTGTGCTCTTTGCTTGCGACCGTTTTGGTAACAAAGAATCAGGCGGTGCCAAAGACATGCGCATTGTGTGCCTTTCAAAACAGTTGACCGAAATGGTTTTTGCGTTAGGCAAAGGCCACGACATTGTGGCTGTGGATTTAAGCAGCACGTATCCCGACAGTGCCAAGTTGCTGAAGACCGTTGGCTATCACCGTTCCTTAAGTCCCGAGGCCATTGTTGCCATGAACCCCGGCCTAGTCATTCACAGCAATGACATCGGCCCCGATAACGTATTGCCGCAAATTGAAAAAGCGGGTTTGAAAACAAAAGCCTTCGGCGGTGCCAACACCGTTGACAGTGCAAGATTGCTTTTAAAAGAGCTCGGTAATTTTTTTGGCGAAGAGCCGAAGGCCGATTCTCTTGTTAAAAAAATGGACGAAGGACTTGCCCGTGCCGCCGATACCTTGAAAGCCCGGAAAATTCACGATTCACTGAAGGTGATGATCATTCATTTTGGCTTGCGCAATAACAATTATTTTGTCATGAGCGGAAGAAACGGCGTGGGCGATAAAATGATTCGCCTTGCGGGCGGCACGCCCACAGAAGGCGTACGGGAAATGAGTCCCGAAGCCGTGGCACTTGCCAATCCCGACGTCATCATCGCCACCGATTACGGTTACGATAAAATGGGCAGCATGGACAAGTTTATTTCCAGCGTGCCCGGTGTTGCGTTGACAAACGCCGGCAAGAATCGCCGCGTGATTCGTTTTGAAGAGCACGACCTTATTTACTTTGGTCCGCGCAGCGGCGACAACGTCATTAAACTCATTCAGGAACTTTATCCCATAACCGGTGCTGCGACGAAATAA
- a CDS encoding TonB-dependent receptor encodes MKQILCVAAFVATCLFAKAQNIKGRVTDAATNTPLSGATVIYAGKKIVTDNNGTFTLECGKAQSLSVSYVGYTAAQKTIGDCGEELFVALQPTAQTLDRVEITATSNQNKALLYQPNSITKLSPVELKRSTGLFLDDAILQNVPGVTMSRRSVSGGQQFNIRGYGNGSRGTRGISSNFDGQGYKVYLNGIPVTDAEGITTLDDIDFGSIGNVEVVKGPSGTLYGLAIAGVVNLHTIRPEKGKTYVSQEALVGNYNLQRYTTQFATAGERSSLLLNYGNQKTEGYTIHDNSRKSFVNAVAEFTPNAKQTINTYFGYSNSYDQRSGELTIQQWDANDFSGNPEYIKRNAHSNVYTFRAGAEHTYQFNNNLSNTTSIFGTSFTSNVSSAGGWTDKLALNIGLRSTFDTKFAVGNGATLSGTTGVETQRQNAQTIGYGMIDPLGATHVWRYGDPYFIIGSTAAGANGTTSNVYSITATSSLFTEWTLALPSDFSITAGLGWSNMKVALDDRIYSAATPNKPTHYDTTYYPGLSPRVALNKVFSKEFSVYASYNRAYKAPVSSFFYIPYAATASSETGVVNSHLKPETGDQFEIGTKGSLLKGKLNYQLALFEAIFSDKFSNKNVVNAAGTATLYSYVFNGGKQTHKGIEALLKSTVYQSSTGFVSAIMPFANVTYSDFKYDDYPFSTTLSTVVNYKGNRVAGVSKWVTSAGFDFTTKPGLYGNLAYTYRDPFPLTSDGLANGVPYHVTSYSLLNAKLGYRHSLSRHFDLDASFGVNNIAGIKYPIMVFVNQIPDAYMVGPTEAVYFGTVNLKYNF; translated from the coding sequence ATGAAACAAATTCTATGCGTTGCTGCGTTTGTGGCAACCTGCCTTTTTGCAAAGGCACAAAACATCAAAGGCCGTGTAACCGATGCGGCCACCAACACACCGCTTTCTGGCGCTACCGTTATCTACGCGGGGAAAAAAATTGTAACCGACAACAACGGGACGTTCACACTTGAATGTGGCAAAGCACAATCGCTTTCCGTTAGCTACGTGGGCTATACCGCCGCACAAAAAACAATCGGCGACTGCGGCGAGGAACTCTTCGTTGCCTTGCAGCCTACGGCGCAAACACTCGACCGCGTGGAGATAACCGCTACATCCAATCAAAACAAAGCACTTCTCTACCAGCCCAATTCCATTACCAAGCTTAGTCCCGTTGAATTAAAACGCAGCACCGGTTTGTTTCTGGACGATGCCATCCTTCAAAACGTTCCCGGTGTAACCATGAGCCGGCGAAGCGTTTCGGGCGGACAACAATTCAACATTCGCGGCTACGGAAACGGTTCAAGAGGAACGAGAGGAATCTCATCAAACTTTGACGGACAGGGCTACAAAGTTTACCTCAACGGCATTCCGGTAACCGATGCAGAGGGCATTACAACGTTGGACGATATTGATTTTGGCTCCATTGGCAACGTGGAAGTGGTGAAAGGGCCGTCCGGAACTTTGTACGGCTTGGCTATTGCCGGCGTCGTGAACCTACACACAATCCGTCCGGAAAAGGGAAAGACTTACGTTAGCCAGGAAGCGCTTGTTGGAAATTACAACCTACAACGCTACACCACGCAGTTTGCCACAGCAGGCGAACGTTCTTCTTTGCTCTTGAACTACGGCAACCAAAAGACCGAAGGCTATACGATTCACGACAACTCGCGAAAGAGTTTTGTGAATGCAGTGGCCGAGTTTACACCCAACGCGAAGCAAACCATCAACACGTATTTTGGGTACAGCAACAGTTACGACCAACGCAGCGGCGAGTTAACCATTCAGCAATGGGACGCAAACGATTTTAGCGGAAACCCCGAATACATCAAGCGCAACGCACACAGTAATGTTTATACCTTTCGAGCCGGTGCTGAACACACTTACCAGTTCAACAACAACCTTTCCAACACAACCTCAATCTTCGGAACAAGTTTTACGAGCAACGTTTCTTCGGCAGGAGGTTGGACGGATAAACTGGCGTTAAACATCGGGCTTCGTTCAACGTTTGATACAAAGTTTGCCGTTGGCAACGGCGCAACGCTAAGCGGCACAACCGGGGTAGAAACGCAACGCCAGAATGCGCAAACCATCGGCTACGGCATGATTGATCCGCTTGGCGCAACGCACGTTTGGCGTTATGGCGATCCTTATTTCATCATTGGAAGTACCGCCGCAGGCGCCAATGGAACAACCTCGAACGTTTACAGTATCACGGCCACAAGCTCTCTGTTTACGGAATGGACCCTGGCTTTGCCCAGCGATTTTTCTATTACAGCCGGGTTGGGTTGGAGCAACATGAAAGTGGCGCTCGACGACCGCATTTACAGCGCAGCCACACCCAACAAACCAACGCACTACGACACGACTTATTACCCGGGACTCTCGCCGCGTGTGGCCTTGAACAAAGTTTTTAGCAAGGAATTTTCTGTTTACGCATCCTATAACCGTGCATACAAAGCGCCGGTCAGTTCCTTCTTTTACATTCCGTACGCAGCAACGGCTTCATCCGAAACCGGCGTCGTAAACAGCCATCTGAAACCCGAAACCGGCGATCAGTTTGAAATCGGCACAAAAGGTTCGCTGCTCAAGGGAAAACTCAATTACCAGTTAGCATTATTTGAAGCCATCTTCAGCGACAAATTCTCCAACAAAAACGTAGTGAACGCTGCGGGCACTGCTACGCTTTACAGTTATGTTTTCAACGGCGGAAAGCAAACGCATAAAGGAATTGAGGCTTTGTTAAAGTCAACAGTCTATCAATCATCTACTGGTTTCGTTAGCGCCATTATGCCTTTTGCCAACGTCACGTATTCCGATTTCAAGTACGACGATTATCCTTTCTCAACCACGCTTTCAACAGTGGTAAACTATAAGGGCAACAGAGTGGCCGGCGTTTCAAAATGGGTGACCAGCGCTGGTTTTGATTTTACGACGAAGCCGGGTCTTTACGGAAACCTTGCGTACACCTACCGCGATCCGTTCCCGCTCACATCGGATGGTTTAGCGAACGGTGTGCCTTATCATGTAACCAGCTACAGTTTACTGAACGCAAAACTGGGTTACCGTCATTCACTTTCACGCCACTTTGATCTGGATGCGTCTTTCGGCGTGAACAACATCGCCGGAATAAAATACCCTATCATGGTTTTTGTGAACCAAATACCGGATGCGTACATGGTTGGGCCAACGGAGGCCGTTTATTTTGGAACCGTGAATTTGAAGTATAATTTTTAA
- the trhO gene encoding oxygen-dependent tRNA uridine(34) hydroxylase TrhO — protein sequence MAALHNRISQKELKQRLLAETEPRTTISFYHYFPVADPKAFRDELFLHLDKLNVFGRIYVAHEGINAQISVPMSNFEAFKNYLYSISPLNGIRLNIAVDDDGKSFWVLKIKVRDKIVADGIEDPGFDMENRGKYVNAEAFNRLTENPETIVVDMRNHYEYEVGHFESAIEVPSDTFREQLPMAADMLKDAKEKNIIMYCTGGIRCEKASAYMLHKGFKNVFHLEGGIINYVNQAKENGLPLKFRGKNFVFDNRLGERVTEEVISKCHQCGTPADTHVNCANEGCHLLFIQCEECKTKWEGTCGPECFDFIHLPLEEQKEKRKGVDKGRNVFNKSRARLRPKLSELQKTEQGQ from the coding sequence ATGGCAGCATTACACAACCGCATTTCCCAAAAGGAACTGAAGCAACGCTTGTTGGCGGAAACCGAACCGCGTACAACCATTTCCTTCTACCATTATTTTCCCGTTGCCGACCCGAAAGCTTTCCGGGACGAACTGTTTTTGCATCTCGACAAGTTGAACGTGTTTGGCCGTATTTACGTGGCGCACGAAGGCATCAACGCACAAATCAGCGTACCGATGTCAAATTTCGAAGCTTTTAAAAATTATTTGTATTCCATCAGTCCCTTGAACGGAATTCGTTTAAACATTGCCGTGGATGACGACGGCAAGTCGTTTTGGGTGTTGAAAATAAAAGTGCGGGACAAGATTGTAGCCGACGGCATCGAAGATCCAGGCTTCGATATGGAAAATCGGGGCAAATACGTGAACGCCGAAGCCTTCAACCGCCTGACCGAAAATCCGGAAACGATTGTGGTGGACATGCGCAATCATTACGAGTATGAAGTGGGACATTTTGAAAGCGCCATCGAAGTTCCGTCTGATACGTTTCGCGAACAATTGCCGATGGCTGCTGACATGCTGAAAGACGCAAAAGAAAAGAACATCATCATGTACTGCACCGGTGGCATTCGTTGCGAAAAGGCCAGTGCTTACATGTTGCACAAGGGATTCAAAAATGTTTTCCACCTTGAGGGCGGCATCATTAACTACGTGAACCAGGCAAAAGAAAACGGCCTGCCGCTGAAGTTTCGCGGAAAGAATTTTGTTTTCGACAACCGTCTTGGAGAACGGGTAACAGAAGAGGTTATTTCCAAATGCCACCAATGCGGAACGCCTGCCGATACACACGTGAACTGTGCCAACGAAGGATGTCACTTGCTCTTTATTCAGTGCGAGGAATGTAAAACAAAGTGGGAGGGAACATGTGGTCCTGAATGTTTTGATTTCATTCACCTTCCGCTTGAAGAACAAAAAGAAAAACGCAAGGGCGTTGACAAGGGCCGAAACGTTTTCAACAAATCAAGAGCGAGGCTGCGGCCGAAACTTTCGGAACTGCAGAAAACAGAGCAAGGACAGTAA